Proteins from one Hydrogenivirga caldilitoris genomic window:
- a CDS encoding radical SAM protein yields the protein MGLRFVSYTLSSKDVPRKWSLVAFLPGCNLRCKHCHNWRLVVGEKGYIFEREVIQEASQNPIIDTVVLSGGEPTVHSPDRLRAFIERIKNRNPDVKVRIDTNGYNPEVMKKLVDIVDGFAVDIKAPISNVELYEFTTGTSKIDMGRIRESIGVADQLPLTIYRTPRYPWLLQEDIEEIREFTDDLSSPWFLNEFFEVPSCPFNT from the coding sequence ATGGGATTGAGGTTTGTTTCCTACACCCTCTCCTCAAAGGACGTCCCAAGAAAGTGGAGTCTAGTAGCTTTCCTCCCAGGATGCAATCTTCGCTGCAAGCACTGTCACAACTGGAGACTCGTTGTAGGGGAGAAAGGGTACATCTTTGAGAGGGAAGTGATCCAGGAAGCCTCCCAGAACCCAATTATAGACACCGTGGTTCTGTCTGGAGGAGAACCCACAGTTCACAGCCCCGACAGGTTAAGAGCCTTCATAGAGAGAATTAAAAACAGGAACCCTGATGTAAAGGTGAGGATTGATACAAACGGCTACAATCCAGAGGTGATGAAGAAACTTGTGGACATTGTAGATGGCTTTGCCGTTGATATTAAAGCACCAATATCAAACGTGGAACTGTATGAATTTACAACGGGGACGAGCAAGATAGATATGGGCAGGATAAGGGAGAGCATAGGTGTAGCGGACCAGCTGCCCCTTACCATATACAGGACTCCGAGGTATCCCTGGCTGTTGCAGGAAGATATAGAAGAGATAAGGGAGTTTACCGACGACCTTAGTTCTCCCTGGTTCCTAAACGAGTTTTTTGAAGTCCCTTCCTGTCCCTTCAATACCTAA
- the napA gene encoding nitrate reductase catalytic subunit NapA: protein MAEVVVKEGQGVSRRDFLKVAAAVSAATAVGMSVPKEALAKATKAEAGWRWDKAVCRFCGTGCGVMVAVKDDRIVAVKGDPKAPVNRGLNCIKGYFLAKIQYGADRLTKPLLRVNEKGEFDKKGKFKPVSWQKAYEVMAQKFKEAYSELGPEGVAIFSSGQYTIMEGYAAAKLMKAGFRSNNIDPNARHCMASAVAAFIQTFGIDEPAGCYDDIELTDTFVLWGSNMAEMHPVLWARVIDRKLSNPDRVKLVVLSTFTHRSIDLADIPIIFKPNTDLAIQNYILHEIVYNHPEAIDWEFVKNHCAFATGYVDIGYGMRGNPEHPNYTEKEKETMRKELVKEISPDEAVALKYLNLKPGDKLEMKHRKQAGKHWVISFEEFKKALEPYTLDYVAKVAKGDPDEPLEEFKKKLKALAELYIEKGRKVVSFWTMGFNQHTRGTWVNEQNYAIHLLLGKHAKPGSGAFSLTGQPSACGTAREVGTFAHRLPADMVVTNPKHREVAEKIWRVPHGTINPKVGANIVQIMRDLEDGKIKWAWVMVCNPWQDTANANHWIKAAREMDNFIVVSDSYPGISAKVADLILPAAMIYEKWGAYGNSERRTQHWKQQVTPPGEAMPDEWHLIEFSKFFKLKECWKEWKLSDGTVLPDVLEEAKKMGYDPEMTLYDVLFSEEAFKRTIPNVDIRWPQPVAYHPVTKEKHLNTSAEGDRRGVLGTDGQPWKGYGFFIQKALWEEYRLFGLGHAHDLADFDTYHKVRGLRWPVVDGKETLWRFNAKYDPYARKYAKGKDFAFYGPALKQIPEGTLLGPKEGTKVDLTNRAKIFFRPYMEPPEVPDEEYPFWLATGRVLEHWHSGTMTMRVPELYRSVPEAYCYMNPKDAEKIGVKEGELVWIESRRGRIKARVKTRGRNRPPRGLVFVPWFDERVYINKVTLDQRCPISKQTDYKKCAVKIYPA from the coding sequence ATGGCTGAGGTAGTGGTTAAAGAGGGTCAGGGAGTCTCACGTAGGGACTTCCTGAAGGTGGCAGCCGCTGTTTCTGCCGCAACTGCGGTAGGTATGAGCGTTCCTAAGGAAGCCCTTGCTAAAGCCACGAAGGCGGAGGCGGGTTGGCGCTGGGACAAAGCCGTCTGCAGGTTCTGCGGAACCGGTTGTGGTGTTATGGTTGCCGTCAAGGATGACAGGATAGTTGCGGTTAAGGGAGACCCCAAAGCACCCGTTAACAGAGGTCTTAACTGTATTAAAGGTTACTTTCTCGCGAAGATTCAGTATGGAGCTGACAGGCTGACCAAACCACTCCTTAGAGTTAACGAGAAAGGGGAGTTTGACAAAAAGGGGAAGTTCAAACCTGTCAGTTGGCAGAAAGCTTACGAGGTTATGGCTCAGAAGTTTAAGGAGGCATACAGCGAACTTGGTCCCGAAGGTGTAGCGATATTCTCCTCAGGGCAGTACACCATAATGGAAGGTTACGCTGCTGCAAAGCTGATGAAGGCAGGTTTCAGGTCTAACAACATAGACCCGAACGCAAGACACTGTATGGCTTCTGCAGTTGCAGCTTTCATACAAACCTTTGGTATTGACGAGCCTGCGGGTTGCTATGACGACATAGAGCTGACTGATACCTTTGTCCTCTGGGGCTCAAACATGGCGGAGATGCACCCTGTCCTCTGGGCTAGGGTTATAGATAGAAAGCTTTCAAATCCAGACAGGGTAAAACTGGTTGTCCTTTCAACCTTTACTCACAGGTCTATAGACCTTGCAGATATACCTATAATCTTTAAGCCCAATACAGACCTTGCTATACAGAACTATATACTCCATGAGATAGTTTACAACCACCCTGAGGCTATAGATTGGGAGTTCGTTAAGAACCACTGCGCCTTTGCAACCGGCTATGTGGATATAGGTTACGGCATGAGAGGAAATCCGGAGCACCCCAACTACACAGAAAAAGAGAAGGAGACCATGAGGAAGGAGCTTGTCAAGGAGATATCCCCTGATGAGGCGGTAGCCTTGAAATACCTTAACCTGAAACCCGGTGACAAGCTTGAGATGAAGCACAGAAAGCAGGCTGGCAAGCATTGGGTTATAAGCTTTGAAGAGTTCAAGAAGGCTCTTGAACCTTATACCCTTGATTATGTAGCAAAGGTTGCCAAGGGAGACCCAGACGAGCCTTTAGAGGAGTTCAAAAAGAAGCTGAAGGCTCTGGCAGAGCTTTACATAGAGAAAGGAAGAAAAGTCGTCTCTTTCTGGACTATGGGTTTTAACCAGCACACAAGGGGAACGTGGGTTAACGAGCAGAACTATGCTATTCACCTCCTTCTTGGAAAGCATGCAAAGCCTGGAAGCGGAGCCTTCTCGCTTACGGGACAACCTTCAGCCTGCGGAACTGCCAGGGAGGTTGGAACTTTTGCCCACAGGCTCCCTGCCGATATGGTGGTTACCAACCCGAAACACAGAGAGGTAGCAGAAAAGATATGGAGGGTTCCCCATGGAACTATAAATCCCAAAGTTGGGGCGAACATAGTCCAGATAATGAGGGACCTGGAGGACGGAAAGATAAAGTGGGCTTGGGTTATGGTCTGTAATCCATGGCAGGATACTGCGAACGCCAACCACTGGATAAAAGCTGCAAGAGAGATGGACAACTTTATAGTTGTGTCCGACTCCTATCCAGGAATATCAGCGAAGGTAGCCGACCTGATACTGCCAGCAGCGATGATTTATGAGAAATGGGGAGCTTACGGAAACTCCGAAAGGAGAACTCAGCACTGGAAACAGCAGGTAACACCTCCCGGTGAGGCTATGCCTGATGAATGGCATCTTATAGAGTTCTCCAAGTTCTTTAAACTCAAAGAGTGTTGGAAGGAATGGAAGCTCAGCGATGGGACGGTTCTACCTGACGTTCTTGAGGAAGCCAAGAAGATGGGCTACGACCCTGAAATGACCCTTTACGATGTTCTGTTCTCGGAGGAAGCTTTCAAGAGAACCATACCCAACGTAGATATAAGGTGGCCTCAGCCCGTTGCCTACCACCCTGTAACCAAAGAAAAGCATCTGAATACCTCAGCGGAGGGGGACAGGAGAGGTGTTCTGGGTACGGACGGACAACCTTGGAAAGGTTACGGCTTTTTCATACAGAAGGCGCTATGGGAGGAATACAGGCTCTTCGGTCTGGGTCATGCCCACGACCTCGCGGACTTTGATACCTATCACAAGGTTAGAGGACTCAGGTGGCCTGTTGTTGATGGAAAGGAAACCCTATGGAGGTTTAATGCCAAGTATGACCCTTACGCAAGAAAGTATGCAAAAGGTAAGGACTTTGCCTTCTATGGTCCCGCTCTGAAGCAGATACCGGAGGGAACGCTCCTTGGACCCAAGGAAGGAACAAAGGTTGACCTGACCAACAGGGCGAAGATATTCTTCAGACCCTATATGGAACCGCCAGAGGTTCCTGATGAAGAGTATCCCTTCTGGCTTGCAACAGGGAGAGTTCTTGAGCACTGGCATTCAGGAACTATGACCATGAGGGTACCAGAGCTTTACAGGTCTGTTCCGGAAGCTTACTGCTACATGAATCCTAAGGATGCTGAAAAGATAGGTGTCAAGGAAGGAGAGCTTGTATGGATAGAGAGCAGGAGAGGAAGGATCAAGGCAAGGGTAAAGACAAGGGGAAGAAACAGACCTCCAAGAGGATTAGTTTTCGTCCCATGGTTTGACGAGAGGGTTTACATAAACAAAGTCACCCTTGACCAGAGATGTCCCATATCCAAGCAGACTGACTACAAGAAGTGTGCCGTGAAGATTTACCCAGCATGA
- a CDS encoding RrF2 family transcriptional regulator gives MMIYSDTVRYALMALAYLALHKDRLVKAEEIAKAQNIPRPFLSKILHELAKREVLLSVKGPKGGFALKVDPKELSMWDVVVLMGEENKFQTCVLMPEKCDVYETNPCIVHHRWEKLKRKIIDFLKETTIADLISVEERHLAELLSSGK, from the coding sequence ATGATGATCTACTCAGATACGGTTCGCTACGCCCTTATGGCGTTGGCTTACTTAGCTCTCCATAAAGATAGGTTAGTAAAAGCTGAGGAGATAGCAAAGGCACAGAACATTCCCAGGCCTTTCCTCTCCAAAATACTTCACGAGCTTGCAAAGAGGGAGGTTCTCCTATCTGTCAAGGGACCTAAAGGAGGCTTCGCCCTTAAGGTTGACCCTAAGGAGCTCTCCATGTGGGATGTGGTTGTCCTTATGGGTGAGGAGAACAAGTTTCAGACCTGCGTACTTATGCCCGAGAAGTGCGACGTCTACGAGACTAACCCTTGCATAGTCCACCATAGATGGGAGAAGTTAAAGAGGAAGATAATAGACTTCCTCAAGGAAACCACCATTGCGGACCTAATCAGTGTTGAGGAAAGGCACCTTGCTGAGCTCCTCTCCTCAGGTAAGTAA
- the napG gene encoding ferredoxin-type protein NapG, protein MAKDKPPTPRGETRRKFLVRTMQAIGISIVGGVVWGAFVKENTYDPLVIRPPGALPGDEFLKKCIKCGLCVEACANRPSVPYEGGKKKVTLRLATPGDNKPLGTPYFIPRDVPCYMCEDIPCVPACPTGALEPDLVSTLKDGQKKLDITKARMGVAVIDQKNCIAYWGLRCDACYRVCPLLDKAIYIEVYRNPRTGKHAFMVPKVDPDHCTGCGLCEHACVTEKAAIFVLPRDIALGRAGKHYMKGWEEQQPQEAPERIRGLGHESVENYLNTEDLLNE, encoded by the coding sequence ATGGCAAAGGATAAGCCTCCTACACCAAGAGGAGAAACGAGAAGAAAGTTCCTCGTTAGGACTATGCAGGCTATAGGTATTTCCATCGTAGGAGGTGTTGTTTGGGGAGCCTTTGTTAAGGAAAATACCTACGACCCTCTCGTTATAAGACCCCCGGGTGCCCTGCCCGGGGATGAATTTCTAAAGAAGTGCATTAAGTGCGGGTTATGTGTTGAAGCTTGTGCCAACAGACCTTCTGTCCCTTACGAGGGAGGCAAGAAAAAGGTTACCCTCAGGCTCGCAACACCGGGAGACAACAAACCCCTTGGGACACCGTACTTTATACCCCGGGATGTTCCCTGCTACATGTGTGAGGATATACCCTGCGTTCCCGCGTGTCCCACTGGTGCCCTTGAGCCAGACCTGGTATCCACTCTGAAGGATGGACAGAAGAAACTTGATATAACCAAAGCGAGAATGGGTGTTGCGGTCATAGACCAGAAGAACTGCATAGCCTACTGGGGGCTCAGGTGTGATGCCTGCTACAGAGTCTGTCCGTTGCTTGACAAAGCTATATACATAGAGGTTTACAGGAATCCTAGAACGGGGAAACACGCTTTCATGGTTCCCAAGGTGGACCCCGACCACTGCACCGGCTGTGGTCTCTGTGAGCATGCTTGTGTCACAGAGAAAGCCGCCATATTTGTGCTACCCAGAGATATAGCTCTAGGAAGAGCTGGAAAGCATTACATGAAGGGCTGGGAAGAGCAACAACCCCAGGAAGCTCCGGAAAGGATAAGGGGTTTGGGACATGAAAGTGTGGAGAACTACCTGAATACGGAGGACCTTCTCAATGAGTGA
- a CDS encoding hemerythrin domain-containing protein yields MMIAQYMTEEHRKCDSYYAEAEKAVTEGNWEKAKEAFREFKEKTLLHFQKEEEVLFPEFEERTGIVMGPTQVMRHEHAQARELLERLEKALETQNKDEFLSIGESLMILIQQHNMKEEQILYPMSDQHLESEEMVEKMAELGEV; encoded by the coding sequence ATGATGATAGCTCAGTACATGACGGAAGAACACAGGAAGTGTGATAGCTACTATGCTGAAGCCGAAAAGGCTGTCACGGAAGGTAACTGGGAAAAGGCTAAAGAAGCCTTTAGAGAGTTTAAAGAAAAGACTCTCCTTCACTTCCAAAAGGAGGAGGAAGTTCTCTTTCCGGAGTTTGAGGAAAGAACGGGAATAGTCATGGGACCCACGCAGGTTATGAGACACGAACATGCTCAGGCGAGGGAGCTTTTGGAGAGGCTTGAGAAAGCCCTTGAAACCCAGAATAAGGATGAGTTCCTCTCTATCGGAGAATCCCTGATGATTCTTATACAGCAACACAACATGAAGGAGGAACAGATCCTTTACCCTATGTCCGACCAGCACTTAGAGTCAGAGGAGATGGTTGAGAAGATGGCGGAGCTTGGAGAAGTATGA
- a CDS encoding TIGR01212 family radical SAM protein (This family includes YhcC from E. coli K-12, an uncharacterized radical SAM protein.) codes for MERINFFRLYAKERFGRRVQKIPVALPFTCPNIDGTKSRGGCIYCYRGSRPAHLSTGVSLREQIEAGIRRGIERYGKRTRFFVYFQSYTNTYGDKEYLERLYNTVLDYEEVVGLDVGTRPDCAPDWVLGLMASYKERGLEVWIEYGLQSANFETLKRINRAHGVSDLVDATLRAKAYGLKVCIHTIVGLPGESRDDFLETAKLVSALGADGIKIHPIYVMRNTALARLLEKGRFKTLNLEEYARYAADMLELIPESTVVHRLTAEAERDKLLSPDYCVYERKLEVIRAIEEELKRRGRKQGARSHLGIEGTGRDFKKLV; via the coding sequence ATGGAGAGGATAAACTTCTTCCGTCTTTATGCCAAAGAGAGGTTTGGAAGGAGGGTTCAGAAGATACCCGTCGCTTTGCCTTTTACCTGTCCTAACATAGATGGGACAAAGAGTAGAGGCGGGTGTATTTACTGTTATAGAGGCTCAAGACCTGCTCACCTGTCCACTGGTGTGTCTCTTAGAGAACAGATAGAGGCTGGGATAAGAAGGGGAATAGAGAGGTACGGTAAAAGAACACGCTTCTTTGTTTACTTCCAGTCTTACACCAACACCTACGGGGATAAAGAGTATCTTGAGAGACTTTACAACACTGTATTGGATTATGAAGAAGTGGTGGGGCTTGATGTTGGGACGAGACCTGACTGTGCACCGGATTGGGTTTTGGGGCTGATGGCTTCCTATAAGGAGAGGGGACTTGAGGTCTGGATAGAGTACGGTCTCCAGTCTGCTAACTTTGAAACCCTTAAAAGGATAAATAGAGCTCACGGTGTATCGGACCTCGTAGATGCGACACTGAGAGCGAAGGCTTATGGACTTAAAGTGTGTATCCACACTATAGTTGGTCTTCCTGGAGAGAGCCGGGATGACTTCTTGGAAACTGCGAAGCTCGTCTCAGCTTTGGGAGCTGATGGGATAAAGATACATCCCATATACGTTATGAGGAATACAGCCCTTGCCCGCCTGCTTGAAAAGGGGAGATTCAAGACCTTAAACCTTGAAGAGTATGCCAGGTATGCTGCAGATATGCTTGAACTTATACCAGAAAGCACGGTAGTTCACAGACTCACAGCGGAAGCAGAAAGGGACAAGTTACTTTCACCGGACTACTGCGTTTACGAAAGGAAGCTTGAGGTCATTAGGGCTATTGAGGAAGAGCTTAAAAGAAGGGGGAGAAAGCAGGGGGCGAGGAGCCATTTAGGTATTGAAGGGACAGGAAGGGACTTCAAAAAACTCGTTTAG
- the nrdD gene encoding anaerobic ribonucleoside-triphosphate reductase, with the protein MIREGNLNLIDQYLEAADLAKHNANLVYSLPAMANILSGEVMKEYMLRNILSQEERLMHEEGWWYQHQLSLLGPYCVGFSARDIATNGLTANTKVMPRSRPPKRLRNLLDQCANFICLISQEVAGAVALNDLITVASSYVWYEHRYHGRRYSLDEISHAFQSFLYNINLPFRSGNSPFTNVTLEFGKPAPSLEEEYIVVGGRILDTKYSEIPSEVYDRVALGFLQAMWEGDADGRPWTFPLITVQVTDNFNFEDPVFLEFLKNMDRHGGAYFENFLSKPFLERGLEPRNPYLQRSFCCRFQVDLGEVLRVSNTGSVFGNASGVGSIGVISINFNRLGWIHAGNRDSLFEHLEDILYKARSVLNKKREFIDSHRELYPTFFYYMKDLSTLFNTISLQGGHEGLINFGFVTRDDRGRIVEAESGLFHPEGLKFAKEVADFILSKLEEFMREDRIPWNFEYAPGETAGPKLAQKDLEFYRDIGDGRFDRYKLYRKYWLGKVNGRPPFIKGSPEGSGVFLTAGFQPPYDAPLGKQLEVSSHTQRFATGGSIQHIFLNEKPDEHSSKEFVKKLFERLPIIYITLTPTMSVCNSCEAKIVGERHECPYCGSDDTVIYSRVIGYYRPIARKVKKVDRENFIYEGEENYWQGGRRADWVTRKKANVVELMEASRWD; encoded by the coding sequence ATGATAAGAGAGGGAAACCTGAACCTGATAGACCAGTATCTTGAAGCAGCTGACCTTGCCAAACATAACGCAAACTTGGTTTACTCCTTACCGGCTATGGCTAACATCCTCTCCGGAGAAGTCATGAAAGAGTACATGTTAAGGAACATACTCTCTCAAGAGGAGAGGCTCATGCATGAGGAGGGATGGTGGTACCAGCATCAGCTTTCCCTATTGGGTCCTTACTGCGTAGGGTTCTCAGCAAGGGATATAGCTACGAACGGTTTGACCGCAAACACAAAGGTGATGCCCCGTTCAAGACCCCCTAAAAGGTTGAGGAACCTTCTTGATCAGTGTGCAAACTTTATATGCCTTATATCCCAGGAAGTTGCCGGAGCTGTAGCCCTCAATGACCTGATAACAGTTGCCTCCTCTTACGTCTGGTATGAGCACAGGTACCATGGGAGGAGATACTCCCTTGATGAAATATCGCACGCCTTTCAGAGTTTCCTCTACAACATAAACTTACCCTTCAGGAGTGGCAACAGTCCCTTTACAAACGTTACCCTTGAGTTTGGAAAACCAGCCCCCTCCCTTGAAGAGGAGTACATAGTGGTTGGCGGTAGAATTTTAGATACAAAGTACAGCGAAATACCCTCAGAGGTTTATGACAGAGTAGCCCTGGGCTTTCTGCAGGCTATGTGGGAAGGAGACGCAGATGGCAGGCCCTGGACCTTTCCCCTCATAACTGTCCAGGTCACAGACAACTTTAACTTTGAAGACCCCGTTTTCTTGGAGTTCTTGAAAAACATGGATAGACATGGGGGAGCATACTTTGAGAACTTCCTGAGTAAGCCCTTCTTAGAGAGAGGTCTTGAGCCGAGAAATCCGTATCTTCAGAGGAGTTTCTGTTGTCGTTTCCAGGTTGACCTGGGAGAGGTTCTCCGAGTATCCAACACAGGCTCCGTTTTTGGGAACGCCTCCGGCGTAGGTTCTATTGGCGTTATCTCCATAAACTTCAACAGGTTAGGTTGGATACACGCCGGCAACAGGGATAGCCTCTTTGAACACCTTGAAGACATACTATATAAAGCGAGAAGCGTATTGAATAAGAAGAGGGAGTTCATAGATAGTCATAGAGAGCTTTATCCCACCTTCTTTTATTACATGAAAGACCTTTCAACCCTTTTCAACACGATATCCTTACAGGGTGGTCACGAGGGTCTGATAAACTTCGGTTTTGTTACCAGAGACGATAGGGGCAGAATCGTTGAAGCAGAATCGGGACTTTTCCATCCGGAAGGGCTTAAGTTTGCCAAAGAGGTTGCGGACTTTATACTTTCCAAGCTTGAAGAGTTCATGAGGGAGGACAGGATACCATGGAACTTTGAGTATGCACCCGGTGAAACCGCAGGACCAAAGCTCGCTCAAAAAGACCTTGAGTTTTACAGGGATATAGGCGACGGGAGGTTTGATAGATACAAGCTTTACAGGAAATACTGGCTTGGGAAAGTGAACGGTAGGCCTCCCTTCATTAAGGGAAGCCCTGAAGGTTCTGGAGTGTTTTTAACCGCTGGGTTCCAGCCACCTTACGACGCTCCTCTGGGCAAACAGCTTGAAGTCTCCTCCCACACACAAAGGTTCGCGACAGGAGGAAGCATACAGCACATATTCCTGAATGAAAAACCCGATGAACACTCCTCCAAGGAGTTCGTTAAGAAGCTCTTTGAGAGGTTACCCATTATCTATATAACTCTCACACCAACCATGAGCGTGTGTAACTCCTGCGAGGCTAAGATAGTCGGTGAAAGGCATGAGTGTCCTTACTGCGGGTCTGATGACACGGTGATTTACTCCAGGGTCATAGGCTATTACAGACCTATCGCCAGAAAGGTAAAAAAGGTTGACAGGGAAAACTTTATATACGAAGGGGAAGAAAACTACTGGCAGGGAGGAAGGAGAGCCGACTGGGTAACAAGAAAGAAAGCCAACGTTGTGGAGCTAATGGAGGCTTCAAGATGGGATTGA